The following are encoded in a window of Deltaproteobacteria bacterium genomic DNA:
- a CDS encoding transposase gives MNKNVKQRFDVDPILEKISPHIPDEEIDFLFPFRKFNTQGHVRQFKTSQLYRAHILTMIKGVTSFNKLSAEFKSRRSFRDFCRFKNKKATPTNRILSEFRDHLKPPGFEKIAQMITLNFLNMVNLPRVKVAVPDATDMPASCHGFAKKNANVLESANVLGSIQRKGQRKAKELKKVDKAPILLDTRSILYVSG, from the coding sequence ATGAATAAGAATGTAAAACAACGATTCGATGTAGATCCTATTTTGGAAAAGATTTCCCCTCACATTCCTGATGAAGAAATCGATTTCCTTTTTCCATTTAGAAAATTTAACACTCAAGGCCACGTGAGGCAGTTTAAAACGAGTCAACTTTACAGAGCCCATATATTAACCATGATCAAGGGAGTTACCTCGTTTAATAAATTATCCGCTGAGTTCAAATCCAGAAGGTCTTTTCGGGATTTTTGTCGTTTTAAAAATAAGAAGGCGACGCCTACAAATCGTATTCTATCTGAGTTTAGAGACCACCTAAAGCCTCCTGGATTTGAAAAGATCGCTCAAATGATTACTTTAAACTTTTTAAATATGGTCAATTTGCCCCGGGTCAAGGTTGCGGTTCCAGACGCCACAGATATGCCGGCAAGTTGCCATGGCTTTGCTAAAAAAAATGCCAATGTGCTGGAGAGTGCCAATGTCCTAGGGAGTATACAGCGCAAGGGGCAGCGAAAGGCAAAAGAACTAAAAAAAGTGGACAAAGCCCCTATTTTGTTGGATACAAGAAGCATACTTTACGTCTCTGGTTAA